From one Rhodamnia argentea isolate NSW1041297 chromosome 1, ASM2092103v1, whole genome shotgun sequence genomic stretch:
- the LOC115751775 gene encoding FCS-Like Zinc finger 15, translated as MVGLSVVLEGQKSGSSSSVHSKKSPQVINKATMSVVINGSSSSPSPKPTSSSPFSRRNSQPFSAFPALAFLDQCYLCKNKLLPGKDIYMYKGDRAFCSVECRCRQIFMDEEETLRKDNCSMAAMNPPSSSSSSPSSPRRRKGARSKPGGFAY; from the exons ATGGTGGGTCTGAGTGTTGTTTTAGAGGGTCAAAAGAGCGGGAGCAGCAGTAGCGTCCACAGCAAGAAAAGCCCACAAGTCATCAACAAGGCCACCATGTCCGTGGTGATCAACGGCTCatcctcctctccttctccaAAACCCACATCGTCATCGCCATTCTCTCGCAGGAATTCTCAGCCTTTTAGCGCTTTCCCAGCGCTTGCTTTCTTGGACCAGTGTTATCTCTGCAAGAACAAGCTCTTGCCAGGAAAGGACATCTACATGTACAA AGGAGACAGGGCATTCTGTAGTGTGGAGTGTAGGTGCAGGCAAATCTTCATGGACGAGGAAGAGACGCTGAGGAAAGACAACTGCTCAATGGCTGCCATGAATCCTCCatcgtcgtcatcttcttctccatcttccccTAGGCGCAGAAAAGGAGCCAGAAGCAAACCTGGTGGTTTTGCTtattga